The Daucus carota subsp. sativus chromosome 7, DH1 v3.0, whole genome shotgun sequence genome window below encodes:
- the LOC108195522 gene encoding uncharacterized protein LOC108195522, giving the protein MSQQNNMIGTSTPSDLPVKRKRGRPRKEKNVVKENPHLALTPASDDIQKTQEAELSQSTNVDGNMVGQEVSGVIEGNFDSGYLVSVRIGNSSTLLRGVVFLPGKVSPVTALNDVAPGVKSYKFRESPFPAVNPTRQANGSVSRSVPSIDQPLQQENKVPIAPNQVVPPVLQSSAPVTLSNPSASIVFPLNNMPQNGNGSPLAGKIAPEQKLGFEGLSESSLVTVPLTNVSKIEADMSMGGMKVNQQPYTDFRPENQPASTMVQMPNMPNFVSSTSLDVGKLVAEATPQFAFEKQPPSLLKNLKMVEQDEVMQVFETPAPEPMIDIISGSITTNQLPPVPNQTEKSEVDLHHTSPTSDTQFLLSEPQTESEPCHTEQVQSDMHNSNLKVLQTPEVTYSQLVPTESGHVDSGVESSEPMYTKTVNSSLKLNENTAVSEPQPVILEPTSEPMDIVKDMPVCPTNGGQPEPAEMELGEHETSQNGKHGHDVGSSKEPVALPAKPAEETVLSGIGDSKIASSPIHNTDMDFPRVEAQSQC; this is encoded by the coding sequence ATGAGTCAACAAAACAACATGATTGGAACATCTACTCCGTCAGACCTCCCAGTAAAGCGGAAGCGGGGTCGTCCTCGAAAGGAAAAAAATGTTGTAAAAGAGAATCCGCACTTAGCTTTAACTCCTGCATCTGATGATATTCAGAAAACTCAAGAAGCTGAACTCAGCCAGAGTACTAATGTTGATGGAAACATGGTAGGTCAGGAAGTTTCTGGAGTTATCGAAGGAAATTTTGATTCCGGATATCTTGTTTCTGTTAGGATTGGCAATAGCAGCACTCTTTTGCGTGGTGTTGTCTTTCTACCGGGGAAAGTTAGTCCAGTTACAGCACTCAATGATGTTGCTCCAGGTGTCAAGTCTTACAAGTTTCGAGAATCTCCTTTTCCAGCAGTCAACCCGACCCGTCAGGCTAATGGCTCTGTTTCTCGGTCAGTACCCTCCATTGACCAACCACTTCAGCAAGAGAACAAAGTGCCTATCGCTCCTAACCAAGTGGTACCTCCTGTATTGCAGTCAAGTGCCCCAGTAACATTAAGTAATCCATCTGCCTCTATTGTTTTCCCTCTGAACAATATGCCACAGAATGGTAATGGCTCACCTTTGGCAGGAAAAATTGCACCGGAGCAAAAATTAGGATTTGAAGGTCTAAGTGAATCTTCCTTGGTTACTGTGCCTCTGACTAATGTGTCAAAGATCGAAGCTGATATGTCAATGGGAGGCATGAAAGTTAATCAGCAGCCATATACAGATTTCAGACCGGAGAACCAGCCTGCCTCAACTATGGTTCAAATGCCCAACATGCCTAATTTTGTATCAAGCACTTCACTGGATGTCGGAAAACTCGTAGCAGAAGCAACTCCACAGTTCGCATTTGAAAAGCAACCTCCTAGTTTGTTGAAGAATCTTAAAATGGTGGAACAAGATGAGGTGATGCAAGTGTTCGAAACTCCAGCACCTGAACCAATGATCGATATTATCTCTGGCAGTATAACTACTAATCAGCTACCTCCAGTACCAAATCAGACTGAAAAATCTGAAGTCGATCTCCACCACACTTCCCCTACAAGCGATACTCAGTTTTTGCTCTCAGAACCTCAGACAGAATCTGAACCTTGCCATACTGAGCAAGTTCAGAGTGATATGCACAACTCCAATCTTAAGGTCCTTCAAACTCCTGAGGTTACCTACTCTCAATTGGTTCCCACAGAATCTGGACATGTGGACTCTGGAGTCGAGTCAAGCGAGCCTATGTACACAAAGACTGTCAACTCAAGTCTCAAGCTCAATGAAAACACTGCAGTTTCTGAACCTCAACCTGTGATCTTAGAACCAACAAGTGAACCCATGGATATAGTGAAGGATATGCCAGTATGTCCAACAAACGGGGGACAACCAGAGCCAGCAGAGATGGAATTAGGTGAGCACGAGACTTCTCAAAATGGAAAACATGGGCATGATGTTGGTAGCAGTAAGGAACCGGTGGCTCTTCCGGCTAAACCTGCTGAAGAAACTGTTCTTTCGGGAATAGGTGATTCTAAGATCGCTAGCTCTCCAATTCACAACACTGACATGGATTTTCCTCGTGTTGAAGCACAATCTCAATGCTGA